One window of Cataglyphis hispanica isolate Lineage 1 chromosome 12, ULB_Chis1_1.0, whole genome shotgun sequence genomic DNA carries:
- the LOC126853301 gene encoding LHFPL tetraspan subfamily member 2a protein, with protein MCYVIVTGRSLLWTLLSLAALMAVLSGLITPRWLVGPPTIKDTKNGTELYTPTVGIFNRCTRLFGKTHCANFNIDGFATDSNVFPGCWKASLFFLSAGLATMSVTVMAALLGCCIQSIGRKSIFNLAGVAQAVAGILYLFGMILYPAGWGAERVQRICGPEADAFYLANCSLGWAFYSAAIGVALTFVCAVFSGQAEKSTASDKVQDKMNEGKTLICLA; from the exons ATGTGTTATGTGATAGTAACTGGGCGCAGTTTGCTGTGGACACTCTTGTCTCTGGCAGCGTTGATGGCGGTTTTATCGGGCCTCATCACTCCCAGATGGCTCGTAGGACCACCGACGATTAAAGATACGA AAAACGGCACGGAATTATACACACCAACAGTCGGGATCTTTAATCGTTGCACGAGATTGTTCGGCAAGACGCATTGCGCGAATTTTAACATCGACGGTTTCGCGACGGATTCCAACGTCTTTCCGGGATGCTGGAAGGCTTCCCTGTTTTTCTTGTCCGCGGGCCTGGCCACGATGTCGGTGACCGTGATGGCTGCTCTGCTGGGATGCTGCATACAGAGCATTGGCCGTAAGAGCATCTTCAATCTGGCGGGAGTGGCACAGGCCGTTGCTG gaATACTGTACCTCTTCGGGATGATCCTATATCCTGCTGGTTGGGGTGCCGAGAGAGTGCAGAGGATCTGCGGTCCTGAAGCTGACGCCTTTTATCTTGCTAACTGCAGTCTCG gTTGGGCCTTTTATAGCGCGGCAATCGGCGTTGCTCTTACTTTCGTCTGCGCCGTTTTCAGCGGACAGGCGGAGAAGTCGACGGCCAGTGACAAGGTCCAGGACAAAATGAACGAAGGAAAGACTCTAATATGCTTAGCCTGA
- the LOC126853263 gene encoding uncharacterized protein LOC126853263, translating into MERKSGGEARPKIEIVRVSSIERSNFRPLDGVQLRATYSHVRVGTYCPEPEAASGPTAENKPPIEQTRRFKKNLGPVSRLLRRRHHATCLATKSCDNIYSVNRNSNSLDWRVGQNANEQELQARQSSSLDWRVGRSVTFGSNQLHWRNATRSAEQLSRSAPLTSDHLQTPSTRSKLVSLLRRLSPRLSRPGSKGSLQSSPTICPWIQVEYSTESIEGGRREESQESDVSFQQELQLNELRKRMAGIASTSQVTSKTAVKDGVAGQPNLPRPRIQVQEPETTECNHRRAVHEDRVDEERRASGQTRGGGEVAGLEDIDDSCVATVTSSVPGAGGIRSHRHIRPLSLAVQPLNYHRLDPDQRPSATIGARHHPNMTSQESIGSCSLDVDRSASDRSENTVDSVSEKTLHSLNLSACNGEPVSSPENLANGSSETLQKSHLTPDEKKLNVSNVCGSPESEQVTAAKKPSYLGLACSISGYSGITRYDSKLREGFRSRDSSPGTRLITRDTSPAGFRSNENLSVPTPQYPPKSQSISPLAMDRQNGFTNGMKEECKVETYMESRSSISICQGYSEVDKGVSLHTTFPDLSPIRMSTSATKRSPGLSQMMSCGQQNKSYSTGFSSPKQDVANLSDTSFSDASILNGSTAEVESQVINTSSSSEKSFIQQRVERLYGPGALAQGFFYKRSTTKLNTSDSNFNKSSNNNNMSADNANMEESLKNLPVLRHLRPEFRAQLPVVGSRKLTDGTEQVIKSLQRVTPTRKTEQKTPTNLQNSITRIPITIEDDAPKRDTSNKSISDQQLAAPKVVLPVLEPSTSLTNIAKQTQETEKVIEEKDGHYFMKLLKQETDRLLSLAASAEAELASGDTVALPEEAAGKLRSAAGKAKLLTSQKMQQFAGLCQKNINQVPGEEFPTTNEDLAGFWDMVMLQVVQVNELFDQIEKLRTSQWQEVVLDKKAAAASQQNGKRRVISVHKAKPTANSEANKKAREAREQARRQMIEERRRAMRSNAQKIDNSVEIFAPET; encoded by the exons ATGGAGAGGAAAAGCGGAGGTGAGGCGCGGCCGAAGATCGAGATTGTGCGCGTCTCGTCCATCGAGCGGAGCAACTTCCGGCCGCTGGACGGGGTGCAGCTGCGCGCTACATACAGCCATGTGCGAGTAGGCACTTATTGCCCGGAACCGGAAGCGGCCAGTGGACCGACTGCCGAGAACAAGCCGCCGATCGAGCAAACGCGACGCTTCAAGAA aaactTGGGACCAGTATCAAGACTGCTGAGACGTCGTCATCACGCGACATGCCTTGCCACCAAATCCTGTGATAACATTTATAGCGTGAATAGAAATAGTAATTCTCTGGATTGGAGGGTCGGCCAGAACGCCAACGAACAAG aaCTGCAAGCCAGACAGAGTAGCAGCCTGGACTGGAGAGTAGGGAGATCTGTCACTTTCGGCTCCAATCAGCTCCATTGGAGGAATGCAACGCGAAGCGCCGAGCAGCTCTCCAGGAGCGCGCCTCTCACTTCCGATCATCTTCAAACGCCGAGCACGAG ATCGAAACTCGTGTCACTATTGAGACGACTCTCCCCGCGCCTCTCCCGACCCGGAAGCAAGGGCTCGCTGCAATCGTCGCCGACGATTTGTCCCTGGATCCAGGTCGAGTACTCGACCGAATCGATCGAGGGCGGCAGGCGAGAGGAGTCGCAGGAGAGCGATGTCAGCTTTCAACAGGAGCTGCAATTGAACGAGCTACGGAAACGAATGGCTGGGATTGCCTCCACGTCCCAG GTTACGTCAAAGACCGCAGTCAAGGATGGCGTAGCGGGACAACCGAATCTGCCACGACCCAGAATTCAAGTGCAAGAACCTGAAACCACCGAGTGTAATCATCGCAGAGC TGTGCACGAGGATCGCGTGGACGAGGAACGTCGAGCGAGCGGGCAGACGCGTGGGGGTGGCGAGGTGGCGGGTCTGGAGGACATTGACGACTCCTGCGTTGCAACGGTGACGTCGTCGGTGCCCGGAGCCGGCGGCATCCGCTCACATCGACACATTAGACCGCTCTCCCTGGCCGTGCAACCCCTCAACTACCATCGCTTGGACCCGGATCAAAGACCGTCGGCGACGATCGGCGCCAGGCATCACCCCAACATGACCAGCCAGGAGAGCATCGGGAGCTGCAGCCTGGACGTCGACCGCTCCGCGTCCGACCGATCAG aGAACACCGTAGACTCCGTATCGGAAAAGACGCTGCACAGTTTGAATCTGTCAGCGTGCAACGGCGAACCAGTGTCGTCACCTGAAAATTTGGCGAACGGTAGCAGCGAAACGTTACAGAAGTCACACCTCACCCCCGATGAAAAGAAGCTGAATGTCAGCAATGTATGCGGCAGCCCGGAGTCGGAGCAGGTGACGGCAGCGAAGAAACCAAGTTATTTGGGACTGGCGTGCAGCATAAGCGGTTACTCGGGAATCACTAGGTACGACAGCAAACTGAGGGAAGGATTCCGCTCGAGAGACAGCAGTCCTGGCACGAGGCTAATCACGAGGGACACGAGTCCTGCAGGTTTCAG atcCAACGAGAATCTCAGCGTTCCAACGCCCCAATATCCGCCTAAGAGTCAATCGATATCGCCGCTAGCGATGGACAGGCAAAACGGATTTACGAATGGTATGAAGGAAGAGTGCAAGGTCGAGACGTACATGGAGAGCAGAAGCTCGATCAGCATATGTCAGGGTTATTCAGAAGTCGATAAGGGAGTATCGTTACACACGACGTTTCCCGATCTCAGTCCTATCAGAATGAGCACTTCTGCAACTAAACGGAGCCCCGGCTTGTCGCAGATGATGTCCTGCGGTCAACAGAACAAGTCCTACAGTACGGGTTTCTCCTCTCCGAAGCAGGACGTTGCTAATC tgtcAGATACATCATTTAGTGATGCTAGTATTTTGAACGGTTCGACGGCGGAAGTTGAAAGTCAAGTGATAAATACTTCATCGAGCAgcgaaaaatcttttattcagCAGCGAGTGGAACGGCTCTATGGCCCGGGTGCTCTGGCACAGGGTTTTTTCTACAAACGCAGTACCACTAAGCTAAACACCAGTGAcagtaatttcaataaatccagtaataacaataacatgTCGGCAGACAACGCGAATATGGAAGAGTCTTTGAAAAATCTGCCTGTTTTGCGACATCTGCGCCCGGAATTTCGGGCACAACTTCCCGTAGTTGGTAGTAGAAAACTTACGGACGGAACGGAACAAGTTATAAAATCTCTACAAAG ggTAACACCAACAAGAAAAACAGAGCAAAAGACTCCTACGAATTTACAGAATAGCATAACGAGAATTCCGATTACCATAGAAGATGACGCACCGAAGCGTGATACTAGTAATAAAAGCATATCTGATCAACAGCTAGCGGCGCCGAAAGTAGTGCTACCTGTATTAGAACCTAGCACTAGTTTGACGAACATAGCGAAACAGACTCAAGAGACGGAAAAAGTAATCGAAGAGAAAGATGGCCATTACTTTATGAAG TTATTGAAACAAGAGACGGATAGGTTACTCTCGTTGGCCGCATCTGCAGAGGCTGAATTAGCCAGCGGCGATACCGTCGCACTGCCAGAGGAAGCAGCTGGTAAGCTACGATCTGCTGCGGGAAAAGCAAAATTGTTAACTTCGCAGAAGATGCAGCAATTCGCAGGATTATGTCAAAAGAATATT AATCAGGTACCGGGTGAAGAATTTCCAACGACGAATGAAGACCTAGCTGGCTTTTGGGATATGGTAATGTTACAGGTTGTACAAGTGAACGAACTTTTTGACCAGATAGAAAAGCTGAGAACATCACAGTGGCAAGAG GTCGTGCTGGATAAGAAAGCTGCGGCAGCCTCGCAACAGAACGGTAAACGACGGGTCATATCGGTCCACAAAGCAAAACCGACCGCGAATAGCGAGGCAAATAAAAAGGCGCGCGAGGCGAGAGAACAGGCACGACGACAAATGATCGAGGAGCGAAGACGAGCAATGCGCTCTAATGCGCAGAAGATCGATAATTCCGTCGAAATTTTCGCTCCTGAAACGTAA
- the LOC126853272 gene encoding prolyl 3-hydroxylase OGFOD1, which produces MVDQGLFSEHIYSTKFQEEFKKYWHSQSDFKNVDFEIISKPFRICRISNFLKNERFIENLKCELENLDHKRKVTDLYQFEKTDDLFDASDYCTQMLYKSFQKDLALWMERNTNIKLNKTISMSSARYYETDYLLCHDDNMGDRRIAYILYLSKGWTEEDGGALDLFDTDEHGSPMKVVKSLIPEYNSLVFFEVLDNSYHQVAEVMTDDKCRWSINGWFHGPLKESCQVKSSRPESIKNFIEPSTTEVELSSWISKRYLLPNIMDQVHENVMKESYTFLENFLKESIYKQIANDLMSQDISWQIVGPADIRRYEIADEQTLPKQLKDFYNLFKSISFFQLLRKYTGLDLVPDKKTMRPKMTIELQRWSAGCYTLLYDKSLLKDGSHAVKTPQLDDVNITASAGASTSKSSTERILNTSQLKRKRIGSCCPTVTNMSHKKVTKYLETQSDVSTQSLSRDQDLGHGADASETSSLQDEKLSPNDTSSDSENDSINNEEYTLDLIIQFHTENEQGVPKTKDTIDFIDPTQEQGTLIQIPSLDNHLCLVYRSLMVYRLQQYLNHLYEGYSYNLICSYYE; this is translated from the coding sequence ATGGTGGATCAAGGCCTATTCTCGGAACACATATATAGCACAAAGTTTCAAGAAGAATTCAAAAAGTATTGGCACTCCCAAtctgattttaaaaatgtcgattTTGAGATCATATCAAAGCCTTTTAGGATCTGtagaatatcaaattttttaaaaaacgagagatttatagagaatttaaaatgtgAATTGGAAAATCTTGATCATAAACGTAAAGTTACTGATCTCTATCAATTTGAGAAAACTGATGATTTATTTGACGCCTCCGACTACTGTACCCAGATGTTGTACAAATCTTTCCAGAAAGATTTGGCACTATGGATGGAGcgcaatacaaatattaagcTAAACAAAACTATCTCAATGTCAAGTGCTCGTTACTATGAAACAGATTATTTATTGTGTCATGATGATAATATGGGTGATAGAAGAAtagcttatatattatatttgtcgaAAGGTTGGACAGAAGAAGACGGAGGTGCTTTAGATCTTTTTGATACGGATGAACATGGTTCACCTATGAAAGtagtaaaatcattaattccAGAATATAACTCTCTTGTATTCTTCGAAGTTTTAGACAATTCCTATCATCAAGTAGCCGAAGTAATGACCGATGATAAATGTCGGTGGTCAATTAATGGTTGGTTTCACGGTCCTTTAAAAGAATCTTGCCAAGTTAAATCATCAAGACctgaatcaataaaaaatttcatagaacCGAGTACCACCGAAGTAGAATTAAGTTCTTGGATCTCTAAACGTTATCTATTACCCAACATAATGGACCAAGTTCACGAGAATGTCATGAAAGAATCTTACACATTTCTTGAAAACTTCTTGAAAGAATCTATATACAAGCAAATTGCGAATGATTTGATGTCACAAGATATTAGTTGGCAGATTGTTGGCCCTGCGGACATACGTCGTTATGAGATAGCCGATGAACAAACCTTACcaaaacaattaaaagatttttataatctatttaaatctATCTCCTTTTTTCAATTGCTACGAAAATATACGGGACTCGATCTTGTGCCTGACAAGAAGACGATGAGGCCTAAGATGACGATAGAATTGCAAAGATGGTCGGCGGGGTgctatacattattatatgataaatcgcTATTGAAAGATGGCTCACATGCAGTAAAAACTCCTCAACTCGACGACGTAAATATTACAGCATCGGCTGGTGCATCGACATCAAAGTCTTCGACTGAAAGAATCTTGAATACAAGTCAATTGAAAAGGAAAAGGATCGGCTCTTGTTGTCCAACTGTCACAAATATGTCTCATAAAAAGGTAACTAAATATCTCGAAACCCAATCTGATGTTAGCACGCAATCTTTGAGTCGAGATCAAGATCTCGGACATGGCGCGGATGCGAGCGAAACTTCTTCGCTTCAAGACGAGAAATTGTCTCCTAATGACACATCCAGTGACAGCGAGAATGATTCCATCAATAACGAAGAATACACGCTTGATTTGATAATACAATTTCACACGGAAAACGAGCAGGGAGTACCAAAAACAAAAGATACGATAGATTTTATAGATCCTACTCAAGAGCAAGGTACTCTAATTCAAATACCATCATTAGATAATCATCTTTGTCTAGTGTATAGATCATTGATGGTATATCGTCTTCAACAGTATCTAAATCATCTCTATGAAGgctattcttataatttgatatgttcatattatgaataa